From Oceanococcus atlanticus, a single genomic window includes:
- a CDS encoding efflux RND transporter permease subunit, whose translation MHADNLTGFSKWYVDVTVPLIFHKRGALLSVLLLITAALAWQASQLRLDAGFEKMLPLDHPYIQVFKQYEKEFGGANLVLLAIKQNDDVGDIYQADFMQTLRDATDSIFFLPGMDRSRVSSIMTPDVRFLEVMEYGFRGGNVVPADFQATPDMLEQVRKNVAKAGIIGRLVSNDQTGAMIFGELLEKDPISGKKLDYFKTADRIEAIRQRFISPLRYEFVLKKNYESLSAGSTIHVAYEDPRGAFFNWKNLELRYQAADDSFVTGSFKGSDLEIRESANPDYNPNIDIHVIGFAKIMGDVANHAGEVVGYFALTIFLVWIVLWLYTGSPVISLLPLSCALLAVVWELGLLHLLGFGLDPFAILVPFLVVAISISHGIQITSFWLLEAAEKSLSSFDASMSTYKRLVVPGITALITNVVGFATLMLIPVGIVQEMAINASLGLIAVVVCKKILLPCLLSFAPIKDPKKFQAHQFRRDRMLAPIWRKASYLTHKPVALIALLAVAATWGWAEVVKKDLAIGELHAGTPELRPDSRYNKDTDAIVENFAIGVDVLKIIGESEADSCIQHEVIDTIDRLSWHLQNTPGVQSTLSLPKMQKLVYNSYNEANPKWNTLPRDSGALVVTVQPFPSSTGLLNEDCSAIPLFVFTADHKATTIDEVIASFHEFNDALPPESPISFKLATGNVGVMAATNEVVRDTEPTVLFWLYLCIGFAVFLSFGRTLVSVICILTPLVAVSVITYAVMVFLEIGVKVSNIATVAFAAGVGVDYGIYIYSILEENVKQKGMAMREAYENTLHQTGKAVVFTALALAASVATWMMSGLQFQVDMGILLTIMFVANAVAAIIMLPAFATFLLKAPKDQQGAQQTEPEVLAIDCTTLANEKA comes from the coding sequence ATGCACGCAGACAATCTCACTGGATTCAGCAAATGGTATGTGGACGTCACCGTTCCGCTGATCTTCCATAAGAGAGGCGCTCTTTTGTCCGTATTACTCTTAATTACGGCGGCCTTGGCATGGCAAGCATCTCAACTACGTTTAGATGCCGGGTTCGAGAAAATGCTTCCTCTGGATCATCCCTACATTCAAGTTTTTAAGCAGTACGAAAAAGAATTCGGGGGTGCCAACTTAGTCTTGCTTGCCATTAAGCAGAATGATGATGTTGGCGATATTTATCAGGCCGACTTTATGCAAACGCTTCGAGACGCTACTGATTCCATCTTCTTTCTGCCCGGAATGGATCGATCGCGCGTGAGTTCAATAATGACCCCCGACGTCCGCTTTCTAGAGGTTATGGAATACGGGTTTCGCGGCGGTAATGTTGTACCCGCCGATTTCCAAGCAACGCCCGATATGTTGGAACAGGTCAGAAAGAATGTTGCCAAGGCCGGAATTATTGGGCGTCTGGTCTCCAATGATCAGACGGGCGCCATGATATTTGGCGAACTGCTGGAAAAAGATCCAATTAGCGGCAAAAAGCTGGATTATTTTAAAACCGCTGACCGTATTGAAGCAATACGACAACGTTTCATCAGCCCACTACGTTACGAGTTTGTGCTCAAGAAGAATTATGAAAGTCTATCGGCTGGCAGCACGATTCACGTCGCGTACGAGGACCCACGAGGCGCGTTTTTCAATTGGAAAAATTTGGAGCTTCGGTATCAGGCGGCCGATGACTCATTCGTTACCGGCTCTTTCAAAGGCTCGGATTTAGAAATCCGCGAGTCCGCTAACCCTGACTACAACCCCAACATTGATATTCATGTGATCGGTTTCGCCAAAATCATGGGTGATGTTGCGAATCACGCCGGTGAAGTAGTTGGCTACTTTGCCCTGACCATATTCTTGGTATGGATAGTGCTATGGCTGTATACCGGATCTCCGGTCATTTCGCTCCTGCCTTTATCCTGTGCACTTTTAGCCGTTGTCTGGGAACTTGGGCTGTTGCATCTACTCGGATTTGGCCTTGATCCCTTTGCGATTCTAGTTCCGTTCCTGGTGGTGGCAATCAGCATCTCGCATGGGATTCAAATTACCAGCTTTTGGCTGCTCGAAGCCGCCGAGAAGAGCTTAAGTAGCTTTGATGCATCGATGTCGACCTACAAACGACTCGTCGTCCCTGGAATCACCGCATTAATCACCAATGTCGTTGGCTTTGCCACGCTGATGTTGATTCCGGTCGGAATCGTACAAGAAATGGCAATCAACGCCAGTCTGGGCCTGATCGCCGTGGTCGTTTGCAAGAAGATTTTGCTTCCCTGCCTGCTATCGTTTGCGCCCATCAAGGATCCTAAAAAGTTTCAGGCTCATCAATTTAGACGAGATCGGATGCTTGCCCCAATATGGCGCAAAGCATCGTATTTAACTCATAAACCCGTTGCCCTCATCGCATTACTCGCAGTGGCTGCCACTTGGGGCTGGGCAGAAGTTGTAAAGAAAGACCTCGCCATCGGTGAATTGCATGCCGGCACGCCAGAGTTACGCCCAGACTCACGCTATAACAAAGATACAGACGCCATTGTCGAAAACTTCGCCATCGGCGTCGACGTTTTGAAAATCATCGGTGAAAGTGAGGCTGATAGCTGTATCCAGCATGAAGTGATCGACACCATTGATCGGCTATCTTGGCATTTACAAAATACGCCGGGTGTTCAATCAACGCTGTCACTACCCAAAATGCAAAAGCTGGTCTACAACAGCTACAACGAGGCAAATCCGAAATGGAACACCCTGCCCCGTGACTCCGGCGCGTTGGTCGTAACCGTGCAACCATTTCCTAGTTCAACGGGCCTACTGAACGAAGATTGCAGCGCGATACCACTTTTTGTATTCACTGCCGATCATAAAGCGACCACGATTGACGAGGTGATCGCATCTTTTCATGAATTCAATGACGCCCTTCCGCCAGAATCACCCATCAGCTTCAAACTGGCTACCGGTAATGTTGGCGTCATGGCGGCAACAAACGAGGTCGTACGGGATACCGAGCCAACCGTGCTCTTCTGGTTATATTTGTGCATCGGATTTGCTGTTTTCCTGTCCTTCGGTCGCACGCTAGTCAGCGTGATTTGCATACTCACCCCACTGGTTGCCGTTTCGGTGATCACATACGCAGTTATGGTATTTCTGGAAATTGGGGTGAAGGTTTCCAATATCGCGACAGTCGCCTTTGCCGCGGGTGTTGGCGTTGACTATGGCATCTACATTTACTCGATTCTTGAGGAAAATGTGAAACAGAAAGGGATGGCCATGCGAGAAGCGTACGAAAACACCCTGCACCAAACGGGCAAGGCCGTAGTGTTTACCGCCCTAGCCTTGGCCGCCAGTGTGGCGACATGGATGATGTCTGGACTGCAATTCCAGGTAGATATGGGAATTCTTCTTACCATAATGTTTGTTGCAAACGCCGTGGCCGCAATCATTATGCTGCCTGCCTTTGCGACCTTTTTGCTCAAAGCGCCCAAAGACCAACAGGGTGCTCAGCAAACTGAACCTGAGGTACTTGCAATTGACTGCACGACTTTAGCCAATGAGAAAGCGTAG
- a CDS encoding transglutaminase-like domain-containing protein, with protein MTQSTYLENGWFINSDHPKIKAFSKQHSGNSRKDKTRSVELYLAVRDLIPYDPYTIRQQPEFLKASSTLAEGRGFCVAKAVLYAAVLRASGIPARIGFADVRNHLTTPHVVVKSFWPVV; from the coding sequence GTGACCCAATCCACCTACCTTGAAAACGGCTGGTTTATTAATTCCGACCACCCCAAAATCAAAGCATTTTCAAAGCAGCATTCCGGCAACAGCAGGAAGGATAAAACGCGCAGTGTCGAGCTCTATTTAGCAGTGCGCGATTTAATTCCCTATGACCCATATACCATTCGGCAACAGCCAGAGTTTCTGAAAGCCAGTTCGACGCTTGCTGAAGGCCGCGGATTCTGCGTCGCGAAGGCGGTTCTGTACGCGGCGGTGCTACGTGCTTCGGGAATTCCCGCGCGCATTGGCTTCGCCGATGTGCGAAACCATCTGACAACGCCCCATGTAGTGGTCAAGTCATTTTGGCCAGTGGTTTAG
- a CDS encoding acyl-CoA dehydrogenase family protein, with protein MHIKRPWMSSELEVFRDNVRRFVAEDISPHEKRWAQQQSVDRELWTKAGALGLLCPAVPEAYGGAGGDFRHDAIILEEQSYAGNTAWAKGVHEIVVHYVLACGTEDQKKRWLPKLASGDMVGAIAMTEPGTGSDLQSIRSTARLDGDNYIVNGSKTFISNGLHCGLLIIVCKTDASLPGSRGISLLVAETDGLPGFRRGRLLEKIGQKGQDTAELFFEDVCIPAENLLGGREGRGFMQLMQQLPHERLILAMGAQAAAEQAIAITLDYVKERKAFGQKLIEFQNTRFTLAELHTHTSLARSFVDRCVEQAVKGELDTSTASMAKLACTDNQCRVVDACLQLFGGYGYMLEYPIAQMYADARVQKIYGGSNEIMKEIIARSLASE; from the coding sequence ATGCATATCAAAAGACCATGGATGAGCAGTGAGCTTGAAGTTTTTCGGGACAACGTTCGCCGCTTCGTTGCAGAAGATATTTCGCCGCACGAGAAACGCTGGGCACAGCAGCAATCCGTTGATCGTGAGCTGTGGACAAAAGCGGGTGCCTTAGGACTTCTGTGTCCGGCAGTCCCCGAGGCTTATGGCGGGGCAGGAGGAGACTTTCGCCACGACGCCATTATTCTTGAGGAGCAATCGTATGCTGGGAATACCGCGTGGGCGAAAGGTGTCCACGAAATAGTCGTGCACTATGTTCTGGCATGTGGAACAGAGGATCAGAAGAAACGTTGGCTGCCCAAATTGGCGTCTGGCGATATGGTCGGAGCGATTGCAATGACCGAGCCTGGAACAGGGTCGGATCTGCAGTCCATACGAAGCACGGCCCGACTCGACGGTGACAATTACATCGTTAACGGTTCGAAAACCTTCATCTCCAATGGTTTGCACTGTGGTTTGCTGATTATAGTTTGCAAGACTGATGCCAGCCTGCCCGGCTCACGCGGGATTTCTCTGCTTGTGGCGGAAACTGACGGTCTGCCAGGTTTTCGTCGTGGACGTTTGCTTGAAAAAATCGGGCAAAAGGGACAAGACACGGCAGAGCTGTTTTTCGAGGACGTATGTATCCCAGCAGAGAACTTACTCGGTGGCCGGGAAGGCCGAGGCTTTATGCAATTGATGCAACAGTTGCCCCATGAGCGATTAATCCTGGCAATGGGAGCACAGGCTGCGGCCGAACAGGCCATAGCGATTACGCTTGATTACGTGAAGGAGCGCAAGGCATTTGGTCAAAAGTTGATCGAGTTTCAGAATACCCGATTTACGCTCGCGGAACTGCATACTCATACCAGCCTGGCAAGAAGTTTCGTAGATCGATGTGTCGAGCAAGCCGTTAAGGGGGAGTTGGACACGTCAACAGCATCGATGGCAAAACTGGCCTGTACGGACAACCAATGTAGGGTGGTCGACGCATGCTTGCAGCTGTTTGGGGGTTACGGTTATATGCTGGAGTACCCAATAGCCCAAATGTACGCTGACGCCCGAGTTCAGAAGATTTATGGCGGCAGCAACGAAATCATGAAAGAAATTATTGCTCGATCACTGGCGTCTGAATGA
- a CDS encoding SDR family NAD(P)-dependent oxidoreductase: protein MNLEGQTALVTGSGRGIGRSIALKLASEGANVVINDMDEAPALAVVEEIRSLGGQAVACAGSVTGATFPDRFVQTAIDNYQGLDIIVNNAGYTWDSVIQKMSDEQWQAILDVHVTAPFRIMRAASEYIRIQAKKEAADGQERFRKVVNISSIAGTGGNAGQANYSAGKAAVIGLTKAMAKEWGRFKVNVNCVAFGLINTRLTEASADGDASIDVEGKKIQVGVNPGLKKMMEASIPLGRGGTPEEAAGAVYLFCQPESNYVSGQTLVCGGGFSM, encoded by the coding sequence GTGAATTTAGAAGGACAAACGGCGCTCGTCACGGGCTCCGGGCGAGGCATAGGTCGAAGCATCGCATTGAAGCTTGCAAGTGAAGGCGCCAATGTGGTTATCAACGATATGGACGAGGCTCCGGCGCTCGCAGTGGTCGAGGAGATTCGTTCACTTGGCGGGCAGGCGGTAGCCTGCGCGGGTAGCGTGACAGGTGCCACATTCCCCGACCGTTTTGTTCAAACGGCAATAGATAATTATCAAGGGTTAGACATTATCGTCAATAACGCTGGTTATACCTGGGATAGCGTGATTCAGAAGATGAGTGATGAACAGTGGCAAGCGATTCTTGACGTGCATGTGACCGCTCCGTTTCGAATCATGCGCGCGGCCTCCGAATACATCCGAATTCAAGCAAAAAAAGAAGCGGCAGATGGTCAGGAGAGATTCCGTAAGGTGGTCAATATCTCCTCCATCGCGGGCACTGGTGGAAATGCGGGTCAAGCGAATTATTCGGCCGGCAAGGCGGCAGTGATCGGCCTGACGAAGGCCATGGCTAAAGAATGGGGGCGCTTCAAGGTCAATGTTAATTGCGTGGCGTTTGGTCTGATTAACACCAGACTGACCGAGGCAAGCGCGGACGGTGATGCATCAATCGATGTGGAAGGTAAGAAAATTCAGGTCGGGGTTAATCCTGGACTAAAAAAAATGATGGAAGCAAGCATCCCGCTCGGTCGTGGAGGCACACCCGAGGAAGCCGCTGGAGCCGTGTATCTCTTCTGTCAGCCTGAGTCGAACTACGTAAGCGGTCAAACGCTGGTATGTGGCGGCGGATTCTCAATGTAA
- a CDS encoding MaoC/PaaZ C-terminal domain-containing protein — translation MTTQSANLWITGEALPEMAIEPITRTTLALFAGASGDHNPVHIDLDVARAAGFPDVFAHGMLVMAYLGRAVTQWAPQLQLRSYRVRFIKITEVGDSLRCRSRVSAVENEGDGRKRIELELSVCNAADEIKLTGMASYILQPQ, via the coding sequence ATGACAACACAATCAGCCAATCTATGGATTACCGGAGAGGCGCTGCCAGAAATGGCCATAGAACCAATCACGCGAACCACACTTGCCCTATTTGCCGGCGCTTCGGGTGATCACAACCCGGTTCACATTGATCTCGATGTTGCTCGTGCCGCGGGATTCCCTGACGTTTTTGCCCACGGCATGTTGGTTATGGCCTACCTGGGACGCGCAGTTACCCAGTGGGCACCACAGCTTCAGCTCCGCAGTTACCGGGTGCGCTTTATAAAGATCACTGAGGTTGGTGACAGCCTCCGATGCCGATCACGCGTATCGGCGGTAGAAAACGAGGGCGATGGCCGCAAGCGGATTGAGTTGGAACTCTCGGTGTGTAACGCCGCCGATGAAATCAAGCTGACAGGAATGGCCAGCTACATATTGCAACCTCAATAA
- a CDS encoding FAS1-like dehydratase domain-containing protein: MIEDHWVGHELPPERFVVEAGRLKLFANVIGETRKEYRCAEEAKVQGYRDIPALPTFLFAAEMESGNLFKLLGQMGVPVTSILHGEQRFDYYDTACAGDVLLVKSKVTDLATKKGGHMQLMHMQTHIARENGQPIQDNTSVIVVRHTHGTDQ, from the coding sequence ATGATCGAAGATCATTGGGTCGGCCATGAGTTACCTCCAGAGCGCTTTGTGGTGGAGGCGGGAAGATTGAAACTATTCGCGAATGTAATCGGTGAAACCCGCAAAGAATATCGGTGTGCTGAGGAAGCTAAAGTTCAAGGGTATAGAGATATTCCCGCCCTGCCGACGTTCTTGTTTGCCGCCGAGATGGAGAGCGGAAACCTGTTCAAGCTGCTTGGGCAGATGGGTGTTCCTGTGACCAGCATCCTGCATGGTGAACAGCGATTCGACTATTACGATACCGCCTGTGCCGGGGATGTTCTGCTCGTTAAGAGCAAAGTGACCGACTTGGCGACCAAAAAAGGTGGCCACATGCAGTTAATGCACATGCAGACCCATATCGCCCGGGAAAACGGACAGCCGATTCAGGACAACACGAGTGTAATTGTGGTGAGGCATACACACGGGACGGATCAATGA
- a CDS encoding lipid-transfer protein yields the protein MKTSTAVCGVGMVPFAKPGDSEPYYEMGRKAAIAALRDAGIDYERIQQAYVGYVYGDSTCGQRALYGVGKTGIPVINVNNNCSTGSTALFLARQAIETGAAECVLALGFEQMKPGALASYFHDRPSPFESFDEACDELVGYPEVPMAIRYFGGAGMQHMERYGTKAETFAKIRSKASRHASRNPLALFQKEVTEEEVMNSPSLIGPLTRLMACPPTCGAAAAVLCSESFAKRHGLNHQVRIVAQSMTTDRPSTFDSRSVISLVGADMTRAAANQAYEGAGIGPLDLDVVELHDCFATNELITYEGLGLASIGEGEKFVEDGDNTYGGRVVTNPSGGLLSKGHPLGATGLAQCTELVQQLRGQAGERQVSDARTALQHNLGLGGACVVTIYQKVA from the coding sequence ATGAAAACCTCCACAGCAGTTTGTGGCGTGGGTATGGTCCCATTCGCCAAGCCCGGCGACTCTGAGCCTTATTACGAGATGGGGCGCAAAGCGGCCATTGCTGCGTTACGGGATGCCGGCATTGATTACGAGCGAATTCAGCAGGCCTACGTCGGCTACGTCTATGGTGATTCGACCTGTGGCCAACGCGCACTGTACGGCGTTGGAAAAACGGGTATACCTGTAATCAACGTCAACAACAACTGCTCCACTGGCTCGACAGCGCTCTTCCTGGCTCGACAAGCGATTGAAACGGGAGCTGCGGAATGTGTTCTTGCGCTTGGATTTGAACAAATGAAGCCCGGTGCGTTGGCGAGTTACTTTCATGACCGACCTTCGCCATTTGAGTCGTTCGATGAGGCTTGCGATGAATTGGTCGGATATCCGGAAGTTCCGATGGCAATCCGGTACTTCGGTGGCGCGGGCATGCAGCACATGGAACGCTATGGAACGAAGGCGGAAACCTTTGCGAAAATCCGATCCAAAGCGAGTCGCCACGCTTCACGAAATCCGCTGGCCTTGTTCCAAAAAGAGGTTACTGAAGAGGAGGTGATGAATTCACCTTCACTAATTGGCCCGTTGACCCGGTTGATGGCTTGTCCCCCCACGTGTGGTGCGGCGGCTGCAGTGTTATGCAGCGAGTCTTTCGCCAAACGCCACGGGTTAAACCATCAGGTTCGAATCGTCGCTCAGTCGATGACAACTGACAGACCATCGACCTTCGACAGCCGGTCCGTGATTTCACTGGTCGGGGCTGACATGACCCGCGCTGCCGCCAATCAGGCTTACGAAGGTGCTGGCATTGGGCCTCTGGATCTGGATGTTGTGGAGCTGCATGATTGCTTCGCGACTAACGAATTGATTACCTACGAGGGGCTCGGTTTGGCTTCGATTGGTGAAGGTGAGAAGTTCGTTGAAGATGGTGATAACACCTACGGTGGTCGTGTTGTTACCAACCCATCCGGTGGCCTGCTCTCCAAGGGGCACCCCCTTGGCGCGACAGGATTGGCTCAATGCACGGAACTGGTTCAGCAGTTGCGTGGGCAAGCGGGTGAACGACAGGTCTCCGACGCTAGGACGGCTCTTCAGCACAACCTCGGTCTCGGTGGGGCCTGCGTCGTGACCATTTATCAAAAGGTCGCGTGA
- a CDS encoding enoyl-CoA hydratase/isomerase family protein yields the protein MIREILIQGRGPNILSHDNLQSMNAALEEAASDPIVLVGAGHAFSAGIDTSFTDVEQTRQVITLVDEFVERLFLHPAPTVAAINGHAIAGGCLLAQACDQRVLSRGSKIRIGMPGVALGIRYPPRALRLLRYRVPSASLETLLLGAAIHEPERALALGLVDMVVDDALSVAHRQAASMSAWPRHAYWEAKRALRGDALCVPVDEQAAFDREFAEYWDPEKLNSARRQERTEEH from the coding sequence GTGATACGGGAAATTCTTATCCAAGGGCGCGGACCCAATATTTTGAGCCACGACAATTTGCAGTCGATGAATGCAGCGTTAGAGGAGGCGGCATCTGACCCCATTGTGCTCGTGGGTGCAGGTCACGCGTTCAGTGCGGGGATCGACACAAGCTTTACAGATGTCGAACAAACTCGACAGGTCATTACGCTGGTGGATGAATTCGTTGAGCGCCTGTTTTTACATCCCGCACCGACAGTGGCGGCGATTAACGGGCATGCCATTGCTGGTGGTTGTTTGCTAGCTCAGGCTTGCGATCAGCGAGTTCTCAGCCGCGGTTCGAAAATTCGTATTGGCATGCCTGGCGTAGCGTTGGGTATTCGATATCCACCGCGTGCGCTGCGATTACTCCGATATCGTGTTCCTTCGGCATCGCTGGAAACGCTTCTTCTGGGAGCGGCCATCCATGAGCCTGAACGTGCGCTAGCATTGGGACTCGTTGACATGGTTGTTGACGACGCCTTGTCGGTGGCACATCGGCAAGCGGCCAGCATGTCGGCCTGGCCTCGCCATGCGTATTGGGAAGCGAAGCGGGCGTTGCGCGGGGACGCCCTGTGTGTGCCGGTAGACGAGCAGGCAGCGTTTGATCGTGAGTTCGCTGAATATTGGGATCCGGAGAAATTGAACTCCGCCCGGCGACAGGAACGAACGGAAGAGCATTAA
- a CDS encoding long-chain fatty acid--CoA ligase, translating to MKSTMMNVPLNLNDIVVRAGTQFSDVEVVSRLPDRSLARSNYGEVYRRSEALAQALLNAGLQVGERVATLCWNHCEHLEAYFGIPRAGGILHTLNLRLPPDDIAWIVNHAQDRFLIIDDVLLPLFNAFADSVNFERIFVVRLTDDEVPEGMEEYESFLTAVKETREFPLLDENSPCGLCYTSGTTGRPKGVVYSHRSSCLHAMVSALPDCIGLSCNDVALPVVPMFHANAWGMPYSAALVGAKLVLPGPHLDGESILDLFSSEHVTVTAGVPTIWMRIAELLQERAGDWDLPSMRMLVGGSAVPEAMIRVFQEFGHSIIQGWGMTETSPLAAVSQLRPWHRAKSEDEQYKQLAKAGALAPFVHARIVGDDGLAQPWDGEATGEIQLQGPWITGDYLSAEDASDKFSEDGYLCTGDVASIEKDGFIRISDRTKDLIKSGGEWISSVHLENEIMGHDAVLEAAVIAKAHDRWGERPLAIVVTRSGDPIEAAQLNEHLLQQMEKWMLPEAYIFIDEIRKTSTGKFDKKALRADYQHVDWEECVA from the coding sequence ATGAAATCTACCATGATGAACGTGCCCCTCAATTTGAACGACATTGTCGTTCGGGCAGGTACCCAGTTTTCCGACGTTGAAGTCGTGAGCCGATTACCAGATCGCTCCTTGGCGCGCTCAAATTACGGAGAGGTTTATCGTCGGTCCGAGGCTTTGGCCCAGGCACTGCTGAATGCAGGCTTGCAGGTTGGCGAGCGTGTGGCGACATTGTGCTGGAATCACTGTGAGCATCTTGAGGCGTACTTTGGAATACCGCGTGCCGGTGGAATTCTCCATACCTTGAACTTGCGGTTACCTCCCGACGATATCGCCTGGATCGTGAATCACGCACAAGATCGGTTTCTGATTATTGACGACGTGCTGTTGCCTCTATTCAATGCTTTTGCGGATTCTGTCAATTTCGAAAGAATCTTCGTGGTGCGTCTCACTGATGATGAAGTGCCAGAGGGCATGGAAGAATATGAGAGCTTCTTGACAGCGGTTAAGGAAACGCGGGAATTTCCTCTATTGGACGAAAATTCGCCATGTGGTCTTTGTTATACATCTGGAACCACAGGTCGCCCAAAGGGAGTGGTCTACTCTCACCGCTCGAGCTGTCTGCATGCCATGGTATCCGCGTTGCCGGACTGTATTGGACTTTCCTGTAACGATGTGGCGCTGCCTGTGGTGCCCATGTTTCATGCAAATGCTTGGGGTATGCCGTACTCGGCCGCGTTGGTCGGCGCAAAACTTGTCCTGCCTGGGCCGCATCTAGACGGCGAAAGCATTCTGGATTTGTTTTCCTCGGAGCACGTGACGGTGACGGCGGGTGTTCCTACCATATGGATGCGAATCGCCGAGCTGCTTCAAGAGCGGGCGGGGGATTGGGACTTGCCATCGATGAGGATGTTGGTCGGGGGATCTGCGGTGCCGGAAGCAATGATCAGAGTTTTTCAGGAATTTGGGCACAGCATTATTCAGGGCTGGGGGATGACCGAGACTTCGCCCCTGGCCGCTGTTTCTCAGCTCAGGCCCTGGCACCGTGCGAAAAGTGAAGATGAGCAATACAAGCAACTTGCCAAAGCCGGAGCATTGGCCCCGTTTGTTCATGCACGTATCGTCGGTGATGACGGGCTCGCTCAGCCGTGGGACGGCGAAGCGACGGGTGAGATTCAGCTTCAAGGCCCATGGATTACCGGTGATTATCTCAGTGCAGAGGATGCCTCTGACAAATTTTCGGAAGACGGCTATTTGTGTACCGGAGATGTGGCAAGCATTGAGAAAGATGGCTTTATCCGGATCAGCGATCGAACGAAGGATTTGATCAAATCTGGAGGTGAGTGGATTTCTTCGGTCCACCTCGAGAATGAAATTATGGGGCACGACGCGGTGCTGGAAGCGGCTGTGATTGCCAAGGCGCATGACCGCTGGGGCGAGAGGCCACTGGCGATTGTGGTCACTCGCAGTGGTGACCCAATCGAGGCTGCGCAATTGAATGAACACCTTTTACAACAGATGGAAAAATGGATGTTGCCTGAAGCCTATATATTCATTGATGAGATTCGAAAGACCTCCACCGGCAAGTTCGATAAGAAAGCGTTGCGAGCGGACTATCAGCATGTTGACTGGGAGGAATGCGTTGCGTGA